The sequence GTTTGGATGCGGCGCTGAAGGCCAAGGGGCTGTGAGCGGCTGGGGCACTCAGTCGTAGTGGCCTCGCAACTGGGCGATGATCACCTCGTCATCGCCCACTTTGTAAACGATGCGATGTGTGTCGTCGATGCGGCGTGACCAATAACCGCTGAAGTTGAATTTCAGCGGTTCGGGTTTCCCAATACCCTCGAACGGGTCACGCTGAATCTCCCGAATCAGCAAGTTGATTCGGCGCAGGGTGGCTTTATCGGTCTGCTGCCAATACACATAGTCTTCCCACGCTTGCGGGTGAAAGGAGAGGATCATTCTTCGATCAACTCCCGGCGCACGATGTGGCGCCGCGCCTCAATGTCTTCGATGGCCT is a genomic window of Vitreoscilla filiformis containing:
- a CDS encoding Txe/YoeB family addiction module toxin gives rise to the protein MILSFHPQAWEDYVYWQQTDKATLRRINLLIREIQRDPFEGIGKPEPLKFNFSGYWSRRIDDTHRIVYKVGDDEVIIAQLRGHYD